One genomic segment of Caloranaerobacter ferrireducens includes these proteins:
- a CDS encoding DUF2800 domain-containing protein produces MGEHALLSASGAYRWLKCPPSVRLEELVEEESNEYAKEGSFAHTLAELKLSYYLGNLNEAQYNRQLKAMKKDNYYTAEMEQFIETYTTLAIEKINEAKVRTKDPIIMIEMRLDYSPWVPEGFGTGDLVLVTDEILEIVDLKYGKGIKVSAIGNPQMRLYALGALNQYSCLYDIQKVKATICQPRLDNISTEEIEVNDLLKWAEEVVKPKAKLAWNGEGEFAAGEHCVFCKVKATCRARANENLKLACMDFREPPLLTDEEIVEVLKQIRELQKWALDVDSYALAAAINDGKKWPGMKLVEGKRSRKYTSEEDVAQKLLDAGYSEDMIYSKSLLSLTKLEKKIGKKEFEKIIGDLIEISSGKLKLVPEDDKRPEVKSTAEIDFK; encoded by the coding sequence ATGGGTGAACATGCATTACTCTCTGCTTCAGGAGCTTATAGATGGCTTAAATGTCCTCCATCTGTCCGACTTGAGGAATTGGTAGAGGAAGAATCTAATGAATATGCAAAGGAAGGAAGTTTTGCTCATACATTGGCCGAATTAAAGCTTTCATACTACCTAGGGAATTTGAATGAAGCACAATACAATAGGCAGCTTAAAGCAATGAAAAAGGACAATTACTACACAGCTGAGATGGAGCAGTTTATTGAAACCTATACAACCTTAGCTATTGAAAAAATCAATGAAGCAAAAGTACGAACGAAGGATCCTATCATTATGATTGAGATGCGGCTTGATTACTCTCCTTGGGTACCTGAGGGTTTTGGTACTGGAGATTTGGTGCTGGTAACTGATGAGATCTTGGAGATAGTGGATTTGAAATACGGAAAAGGGATTAAGGTATCTGCTATAGGCAATCCACAAATGAGACTTTATGCTTTAGGAGCTTTAAACCAATATAGCTGTCTATATGATATTCAAAAAGTAAAAGCCACTATTTGCCAGCCAAGGCTTGATAACATTTCAACAGAAGAAATAGAAGTAAATGACCTTCTAAAGTGGGCAGAAGAGGTTGTAAAACCAAAAGCAAAACTCGCCTGGAATGGAGAAGGTGAATTTGCAGCAGGAGAACACTGTGTCTTTTGCAAAGTAAAAGCTACCTGCAGAGCGAGGGCTAACGAAAATTTAAAATTAGCTTGTATGGATTTTAGAGAGCCACCTCTTTTAACAGATGAAGAAATAGTGGAAGTCTTAAAACAAATAAGAGAGCTTCAAAAATGGGCATTGGATGTAGATAGCTATGCCTTAGCTGCAGCTATAAATGATGGGAAAAAGTGGCCAGGTATGAAGCTTGTAGAAGGCAAAAGAAGCAGAAAATATACATCAGAAGAAGACGTGGCCCAGAAGTTATTAGATGCAGGGTATTCAGAAGATATGATTTATTCGAAATCACTTCTTAGTCTTACTAAGCTTGAAAAGAAAATAGGCAAAAAGGAATTTGAAAAGATTATAGGAGACCTAATAGAAATTTCCTCTGGAAAATTAAAGCTAGTACCTGAAGATGATAAAAGACCAGAGGTGAAAAGCACTGCTGAAATAGATTTCAAATAA
- a CDS encoding DUF2815 family protein yields MKNQSTKVITGKVRFSYVNVWEPKSVNGSDPKYSVSLIIPKSDKETIRKIKAAIEAAKKEGLSKLGGRIPANLKTPLRDGDLDRPDDEAYRNSYFVNANSTTKPGIVDKNVQPILDQTEFYSGCYGRASIVFYAYNANGNKGIACGLQNLQKLEDGEPLGGKSRPEDDFGLFEDEDILG; encoded by the coding sequence ATGAAAAATCAAAGTACAAAAGTAATTACAGGGAAAGTTCGTTTTAGTTATGTAAATGTATGGGAGCCTAAAAGCGTTAATGGTAGCGACCCTAAATATTCAGTGAGCCTAATAATTCCAAAGTCAGATAAAGAAACCATTAGAAAAATTAAAGCAGCTATTGAAGCAGCCAAGAAGGAAGGACTATCCAAGCTTGGAGGTAGAATACCAGCTAATTTAAAAACCCCTCTTCGTGACGGAGATTTAGATAGACCAGATGATGAAGCATATAGAAATAGCTATTTTGTAAATGCCAATAGTACTACTAAACCTGGAATAGTAGATAAAAATGTTCAGCCAATACTCGACCAAACAGAGTTTTATTCAGGATGTTATGGTAGAGCCTCTATCGTATTTTATGCCTATAATGCCAACGGAAATAAGGGAATTGCCTGCGGCCTTCAAAACCTTCAAAAGCTAGAAGATGGAGAGCCGTTAGGCGGCAAATCAAGACCTGAAGATGATTTTGGCCTATTTGAAGATGAGGACATTTTAGGGTAG
- a CDS encoding DNA polymerase has translation MRTLAIDIETFSSVDLTRCGVYKYTESPDFEILLFSYAFDDEEVTVIDLAQGEKVPDEVMMALTDSAIIKTAFNANFERTCLAKYFNIPMPPNQWRCSAVHALTLGLPGSLEGVAKCLNLSQQKMKEGKALIRYFSVPCKPTKANGERTRNFPKHDIEKWQNFKDYCKRDVEVERVIRKKLESYPMIEKELRLWQLDQKINDTGVRVDKVLVDNAIKCDRAYQDKLLKEAIHLTGLENPNSPAQLKEWLEKEGIKIESLSKEKVVELLEQTKNPKIKRVLELRQDMSKTSVKKYEAMDRSMCSDERIRGLLQFYGANRTGRWAGRLVQIHNLPRNNMKDLSLARQLLKDGDYGTLELLFDSVPDLLSQLIRTAFIPSENSRFIVADFSAIEARVIAWLAGEKWRMDVFNSHGKIYEASASQMFKVPIESITKGSSLRQKGKIAELALGYGGSKGALIAMGALNMGLTEEELSELVSAWRKSNPNIVKLWWDLEMAAIKSVKEKSVVTMQYGLKFYYKNGMLFIRLPSGRNLAYVRPRIEIDERFNKEMLTYEGIEQGTKKRRRLSTYGGKLVENITQAIARDCLAEAMLGLDEAGYNIVFHVHDEVVLDVPNGIGSLEEVKEIMGRFIDWAPGLPLKADGFETEFYKKD, from the coding sequence ATGAGAACTTTAGCAATAGATATTGAAACATTCAGTAGTGTGGACCTCACCAGGTGTGGGGTCTACAAATATACTGAATCACCAGACTTTGAAATACTGTTATTTAGCTATGCCTTTGATGATGAAGAGGTAACAGTAATTGATTTAGCCCAAGGTGAAAAAGTACCAGATGAAGTAATGATGGCTCTAACAGACTCAGCAATAATTAAAACAGCTTTTAATGCTAACTTTGAAAGAACATGTCTAGCAAAGTATTTTAATATACCTATGCCACCTAATCAGTGGCGTTGTAGTGCAGTTCATGCACTAACATTAGGCCTTCCTGGAAGTCTTGAAGGAGTTGCTAAATGCCTAAATTTATCTCAGCAGAAAATGAAGGAAGGAAAGGCACTTATAAGATATTTTTCAGTTCCTTGTAAACCCACAAAAGCAAATGGAGAAAGAACTAGAAACTTTCCTAAGCATGACATAGAAAAGTGGCAGAACTTCAAAGATTACTGCAAACGGGATGTAGAAGTTGAAAGGGTTATACGTAAAAAGTTAGAAAGTTATCCCATGATAGAAAAGGAACTTAGGCTTTGGCAGCTGGACCAGAAAATTAACGATACTGGTGTTAGAGTAGATAAGGTGTTAGTGGATAATGCAATTAAATGTGATAGAGCTTATCAAGATAAACTCCTAAAGGAAGCCATTCATTTAACAGGACTTGAAAACCCTAACAGTCCAGCTCAGTTAAAAGAATGGCTTGAAAAGGAAGGGATAAAGATAGAAAGTCTTTCTAAAGAAAAGGTTGTAGAGCTACTAGAACAAACTAAAAATCCTAAGATTAAAAGAGTATTAGAGCTTAGACAGGATATGTCAAAGACTTCTGTTAAAAAGTATGAGGCTATGGACAGATCCATGTGTAGTGATGAAAGAATAAGAGGCCTCCTGCAGTTTTATGGAGCTAATAGGACTGGAAGATGGGCAGGTAGATTAGTACAAATTCACAACCTCCCGAGAAATAACATGAAGGATTTAAGTCTTGCCAGGCAGCTTCTTAAGGACGGAGATTATGGAACTTTAGAACTTCTATTTGATAGTGTACCTGATTTACTATCTCAACTCATTAGAACAGCTTTCATACCATCTGAAAATTCACGATTTATAGTTGCAGATTTTTCAGCAATTGAAGCGAGAGTTATTGCATGGCTTGCAGGGGAGAAGTGGAGAATGGATGTATTCAATTCCCATGGCAAGATTTATGAAGCGTCAGCTTCTCAGATGTTTAAAGTACCAATAGAAAGTATTACTAAAGGAAGTTCTTTAAGGCAGAAAGGGAAAATAGCAGAACTCGCCCTTGGATATGGTGGAAGTAAAGGAGCACTCATAGCTATGGGAGCTTTAAATATGGGACTGACAGAAGAAGAACTATCAGAGCTTGTTTCAGCTTGGAGAAAGTCCAATCCAAACATTGTAAAGTTGTGGTGGGATTTAGAGATGGCTGCGATAAAGTCAGTGAAGGAAAAATCAGTGGTAACTATGCAGTATGGACTTAAGTTTTATTACAAAAATGGAATGCTGTTTATAAGACTTCCTTCAGGAAGAAACCTTGCCTATGTTAGACCGAGGATTGAAATTGATGAAAGATTTAATAAAGAAATGCTTACTTATGAAGGTATAGAACAGGGAACTAAAAAGAGGAGAAGGCTTTCTACCTATGGAGGGAAGCTTGTGGAGAATATTACTCAAGCCATTGCAAGGGACTGTTTGGCTGAAGCTATGCTTGGGCTTGATGAAGCAGGATATAACATAGTATTTCACGTCCATGATGAAGTAGTTTTAGATGTTCCTAATGGCATTGGTTCATTAGAAGAAGTAAAAGAAATAATGGGCAGATTTATTGATTGGGCACCAGGATTACCTTTAAAGGCAGATGGATTTGAAACTGAATTTTATAAAAAAGATTAA
- a CDS encoding DUF4406 domain-containing protein, with product MRKRPFIYVCSPLRGDIEGNIGKAIRYCRFVYTKGSIPLAPHVIFTTFLDNNIPEERKVGIEMGLDLLLKCNELWAFGKRISEEMAEKIKMAEALGLKIKRFNERCEPLEVVDGEFKS from the coding sequence ATGAGAAAAAGACCGTTTATTTATGTTTGTTCTCCCTTAAGGGGAGATATTGAAGGTAATATTGGGAAAGCAATAAGGTACTGTAGATTTGTTTATACAAAAGGTAGCATTCCTTTAGCACCCCATGTTATTTTTACCACCTTTCTTGATAACAATATCCCTGAAGAAAGAAAAGTAGGTATTGAGATGGGACTAGATTTACTTTTGAAGTGTAATGAGCTTTGGGCCTTTGGTAAAAGAATATCCGAGGAAATGGCAGAAAAAATAAAGATGGCTGAAGCACTAGGACTTAAAATAAAAAGATTTAATGAAAGATGTGAGCCCTTGGAGGTGGTAGATGGTGAGTTTAAATCTTAA
- a CDS encoding virulence-associated E family protein, translating to MVSLNLKEAKSLKHDGIITIATGRSRKELNWKNREMLWSDLVKRLSNTIRTSETYEEYKKLSKAKRGEIKDVGGFVGGTLKGGRRKADAVVWRQIVTLDADYVKGDLWAGVETILGYGAVMYSTHSHSSLSPRLRLVIPLKRAVTPDEYQAVARRIAEDLGIDFFDDTTYEPHRLMYWPSTSSDGQFVFKVLDEEWIDPDEVLKRYPDWRDSSYWPESSRTKLQRKRQAEKQGNPLEKNGLVGAFCRTYSVYEAIEKFLSDIYSPCNDPNRYTYIPGTSSGGLVVYENGLFAYSHHGSDPISGKLCNAFDLVRLHKFGDLDENAKEGTPVVRLPSYKAMQEMIVKDVQVKKQIASERIMQAGEDFQNEEEWQTGLEINNKGELKNTLTNMILILRHDPALNGIFYNEFTGGIDVKGQVPWKRLKAGWNKTDEASLAGYIDEKYKLYSPGRLKEAALKVTVERSRHPVKDYLYSLPKWDGVKRVDELLIKYLGAEDNEYTRLVMRKTLVAAVARVMKPGIKFDTVLVLNGPQGVGKSTLFAKLGGKFFSDSLAISDMRDKTAAEKLQGYWIIEVGELAGIRKVDEETLKSFLSRQDDKYRASYGYTVEDHPRQCIIVGTTNQEAGFLRDITGGRRFWPVKTPGSKGEKPWDIKAEEVKQIWAEAFDLYNKGESLILPDSLIKEAEKAQIDALESDEREGLVREYLEKLLPSNWDDMDIYERRSFIRGDEFSKETVGTVRRDKVCAMEVWCELFEKEPSSMRKIDSYEINAILRKIEGWEKYTGTKNGMMTIPIYGKQRVYIRK from the coding sequence ATGGTGAGTTTAAATCTTAAGGAAGCTAAGTCATTAAAGCATGATGGAATTATAACCATTGCCACAGGGAGAAGTAGAAAAGAACTAAATTGGAAGAATCGAGAGATGCTTTGGTCAGATTTAGTTAAAAGGCTGAGTAATACTATTAGAACTTCTGAAACCTATGAAGAATATAAAAAGCTTTCAAAGGCTAAACGGGGTGAAATAAAAGATGTAGGTGGCTTTGTTGGTGGAACTTTAAAGGGTGGTAGAAGAAAAGCAGATGCAGTAGTATGGAGACAGATTGTTACTCTTGATGCTGATTATGTTAAAGGGGATTTATGGGCTGGAGTAGAGACAATACTTGGTTATGGAGCAGTGATGTATTCTACCCACAGCCACAGCTCATTAAGCCCAAGATTAAGGCTAGTTATTCCTTTAAAAAGAGCAGTAACACCAGATGAATATCAGGCAGTAGCAAGACGTATTGCTGAAGATTTAGGGATAGATTTCTTTGACGATACAACGTATGAGCCCCACAGGCTAATGTACTGGCCTTCCACTTCATCTGATGGACAATTTGTTTTTAAAGTATTAGACGAAGAATGGATAGATCCTGATGAAGTTTTAAAAAGATATCCTGACTGGCGAGATTCATCTTATTGGCCTGAATCTTCAAGAACAAAGCTTCAGAGAAAAAGACAGGCAGAGAAGCAGGGAAATCCTCTTGAAAAGAATGGTCTTGTAGGTGCCTTTTGCAGAACATATTCAGTATACGAAGCAATAGAAAAGTTTTTAAGTGATATATACTCACCATGTAATGACCCTAACAGATATACTTACATACCTGGTACATCCTCGGGAGGACTTGTGGTATATGAAAACGGACTTTTTGCTTACTCTCACCACGGCAGTGACCCTATAAGTGGTAAGCTTTGTAATGCTTTTGATCTTGTTAGGCTTCATAAGTTCGGTGATTTAGATGAAAATGCAAAGGAAGGAACACCTGTAGTAAGACTTCCTTCATATAAGGCTATGCAGGAGATGATAGTAAAAGATGTACAGGTAAAAAAACAGATAGCCAGTGAAAGAATTATGCAGGCTGGTGAAGATTTTCAAAATGAAGAAGAATGGCAGACAGGCCTCGAGATTAATAACAAAGGTGAACTAAAAAACACTCTTACAAACATGATACTGATACTAAGACATGATCCTGCATTAAATGGAATTTTTTATAACGAGTTTACAGGAGGTATTGATGTTAAAGGGCAGGTGCCGTGGAAACGTCTAAAAGCTGGTTGGAATAAAACAGATGAAGCTTCTCTTGCAGGATATATCGATGAAAAATATAAACTTTATTCTCCTGGAAGACTTAAAGAAGCAGCACTTAAGGTGACAGTTGAAAGGTCTAGGCATCCAGTTAAAGATTATCTTTATAGTTTACCTAAGTGGGATGGTGTAAAAAGAGTAGACGAGCTTTTGATTAAATATCTAGGAGCAGAGGATAACGAATATACAAGATTAGTTATGAGAAAAACCTTAGTAGCGGCAGTAGCAAGGGTGATGAAACCAGGGATTAAATTTGATACAGTTCTTGTATTAAATGGTCCTCAGGGAGTAGGGAAAAGTACTCTTTTTGCTAAGCTGGGAGGAAAATTTTTCAGTGATTCATTAGCAATCTCAGATATGAGGGATAAGACAGCTGCAGAAAAGCTTCAGGGCTACTGGATTATAGAGGTAGGAGAGCTTGCTGGTATTCGTAAAGTAGATGAAGAAACTTTAAAATCATTTTTATCAAGGCAGGATGATAAGTATAGAGCTAGTTATGGGTATACTGTAGAGGATCATCCAAGGCAGTGCATCATTGTAGGAACTACCAATCAAGAAGCTGGATTTTTAAGGGATATAACCGGAGGTCGTCGCTTTTGGCCTGTTAAGACTCCGGGCAGTAAGGGAGAGAAGCCTTGGGATATAAAGGCTGAAGAAGTAAAACAGATATGGGCTGAAGCTTTTGACTTATACAATAAAGGTGAGTCTTTGATTCTACCCGATAGTCTTATTAAAGAAGCAGAAAAGGCTCAGATTGATGCCCTTGAAAGTGATGAAAGAGAAGGGTTAGTTAGAGAATATTTAGAAAAACTTCTTCCTTCTAACTGGGATGATATGGACATTTATGAAAGAAGAAGTTTTATAAGAGGAGATGAATTTAGCAAAGAAACAGTAGGTACTGTAAGAAGAGATAAGGTATGTGCTATGGAAGTTTGGTGTGAACTTTTTGAAAAAGAGCCGAGCAGCATGAGAAAAATAGATTCCTATGAGATAAATGCAATCCTTCGAAAGATTGAAGGTTGGGAGAAATATACAGGGACTAAAAATGGAATGATGACAATACCTATTTATGGGAAACAAAGAGTTTATATAAGGAAATAG
- a CDS encoding VRR-NUC domain-containing protein: MREKEIESRLKREVERKGGLALKFTSPGIAGVPDRLVLFPGGRTFFVEIKSPGKKLRPLQVKRKKQLEALGFKVYVIDSLEAVEEFIQEVVK; this comes from the coding sequence ATGAGAGAGAAAGAAATAGAATCCAGATTAAAGCGGGAAGTAGAAAGAAAAGGTGGACTAGCTCTTAAATTTACCTCGCCAGGAATAGCAGGAGTGCCAGATAGATTAGTTCTTTTTCCTGGAGGTAGGACCTTTTTTGTAGAAATAAAATCTCCAGGTAAAAAACTAAGGCCACTTCAAGTAAAAAGAAAAAAACAGCTTGAAGCATTAGGATTTAAAGTTTATGTTATAGATTCATTAGAAGCAGTAGAAGAATTTATCCAGGAGGTGGTTAAGTGA
- a CDS encoding SNF2-related protein — translation MKYIPYPYQEYATKWIIDKEKAGLLMEMGLGKTVCTLTAINELLYDYFDVVRVLVIAPLRVAQSTWDEEAAKWDHLKHLKISKVLGTEKERIDALNTKADIYIINRENVKWLVDLYKTNWPFDMVVIDELSSFKSHKAKRFKALRKVRPLIKRIVGLTGTPAPNGLIDLWPQIYLLDGGERLGKTITGFREKYFLPDKRNREIIFSYKPKDGAKEAIYKKLSDICVSMKAKDYLDLPERLDNIITVHLDDKAKGQYRKLEKDLLLPLKDADIVANTAAVLTNKLLQLSNGAVYDENKDVKEIHDAKLKALEDVIEAASGKPVLVFYSYKHDLKRIKDHLKNKILRELKSAKDIEDWNKGNIEVLLAHPASAGHGLNLQTGGNIIVWFGLTFSLELYSQANARLHRQGQKETVIIHHLIANDTIDEDVMKVLKDKEATQEALLKAVKARINRVV, via the coding sequence GTGAAATACATACCTTATCCATACCAGGAATATGCAACAAAGTGGATTATAGATAAAGAAAAAGCAGGCCTTTTGATGGAGATGGGTCTCGGGAAAACGGTATGTACTCTAACTGCCATTAATGAACTTTTATACGATTACTTTGATGTTGTAAGAGTATTGGTTATTGCACCTCTTCGAGTGGCCCAGAGTACATGGGACGAAGAAGCGGCTAAATGGGACCATCTTAAACACTTAAAAATATCAAAGGTGCTAGGGACAGAAAAAGAAAGGATTGATGCTCTTAACACAAAAGCTGATATCTATATTATCAATCGAGAGAACGTAAAGTGGTTAGTGGATTTATATAAAACAAATTGGCCCTTTGATATGGTTGTTATAGATGAGCTTTCTAGTTTTAAATCCCATAAAGCTAAAAGGTTTAAAGCATTAAGAAAAGTAAGGCCACTTATAAAAAGAATTGTAGGCCTAACTGGTACTCCTGCACCAAATGGGCTAATTGATTTGTGGCCTCAGATATATCTTTTAGATGGTGGAGAAAGACTTGGAAAAACCATAACAGGATTTAGAGAGAAATACTTTCTGCCAGATAAAAGAAATAGAGAAATTATATTTTCCTACAAACCCAAAGATGGTGCTAAGGAAGCAATATATAAAAAACTATCGGATATATGTGTCAGTATGAAAGCTAAAGATTACTTAGACCTTCCAGAAAGACTTGATAATATCATAACTGTTCATCTGGATGATAAAGCAAAAGGACAATATAGGAAGTTAGAAAAAGATCTACTTCTACCTCTAAAAGATGCTGATATAGTAGCAAATACTGCTGCAGTTCTTACAAATAAACTTCTTCAACTATCAAACGGAGCTGTTTATGATGAAAACAAAGATGTAAAAGAAATTCATGATGCAAAACTTAAAGCACTTGAGGATGTAATAGAAGCAGCTAGCGGAAAACCGGTACTTGTATTTTATTCCTATAAGCATGACCTTAAGAGAATCAAAGATCATTTAAAAAATAAGATATTGAGAGAACTCAAATCAGCTAAAGATATTGAGGACTGGAATAAAGGAAATATAGAAGTGCTTTTAGCCCATCCAGCTTCAGCGGGACATGGATTAAACCTTCAAACTGGAGGTAATATTATCGTTTGGTTTGGATTAACCTTTAGCCTTGAGCTGTACAGCCAAGCTAATGCAAGGCTTCATAGGCAAGGTCAAAAAGAAACAGTAATTATTCATCATTTAATAGCCAATGACACCATAGACGAAGATGTGATGAAAGTACTTAAAGATAAAGAAGCTACGCAAGAAGCACTTCTTAAGGCTGTAAAGGCAAGAATAAATAGAGTTGTTTAG
- a CDS encoding DUF1492 domain-containing protein, whose amino-acid sequence MKAKEYLSQVYKINQRIDSKLEQLEVLKSLAMKVNTCYTHTKVSGGNNEKSRMENTIVKIIDLSHEINDEIDRFIDLKVEIMETIHKVEDVNCQLLLEKRYINGKSWDEISKELNYSIRGVFKIHSKALKEIDKILKECSKVQ is encoded by the coding sequence ATGAAAGCTAAAGAATATTTATCACAGGTCTATAAAATCAATCAAAGAATAGACAGCAAGCTTGAACAGTTAGAAGTACTAAAGAGTTTAGCTATGAAGGTGAATACCTGTTATACCCATACGAAAGTTTCTGGTGGAAACAATGAAAAGAGCCGCATGGAAAATACCATTGTAAAAATTATTGATTTAAGCCACGAAATAAATGATGAGATAGATAGGTTTATAGATCTTAAAGTAGAGATTATGGAAACTATTCATAAAGTAGAAGATGTAAATTGCCAACTGTTACTGGAAAAAAGGTATATTAACGGAAAGTCGTGGGATGAAATCTCAAAGGAGTTGAATTACAGTATAAGAGGAGTATTTAAAATTCACAGTAAAGCTCTAAAAGAAATTGATAAAATTTTAAAAGAGTGCAGTAAAGTGCAGTGA
- a CDS encoding HNH endonuclease — protein sequence MPRKPKRMCSYPGCPELTEGRYCEKHQKEETKKYNRSRKYKKLYNSSRWQRLRKKVLTKHPLCVECEKAGRLTTATVVDHIIPHRGDEDLFWDEDNLQSLCKSCHDKKTAREDGRWGRKNKVYKY from the coding sequence ATGCCCAGAAAACCAAAACGCATGTGCAGCTACCCCGGCTGCCCAGAACTAACCGAAGGAAGGTACTGCGAAAAACATCAGAAGGAAGAAACAAAAAAATACAACAGAAGTAGAAAATATAAAAAACTCTATAATAGCAGTAGATGGCAAAGATTAAGAAAAAAGGTATTAACAAAGCATCCTCTCTGTGTAGAGTGTGAAAAAGCTGGAAGGCTTACTACAGCAACAGTTGTTGACCATATCATACCCCACCGAGGTGATGAAGATTTGTTTTGGGATGAAGATAACCTTCAATCCTTATGTAAGTCATGTCACGATAAGAAAACAGCCAGAGAAGATGGTCGGTGGGGAAGAAAAAATAAAGTGTATAAATATTAA
- a CDS encoding DNA methyltransferase, with protein sequence MDIQKVSVDKLNPAKYNPRKDLKPGDPEYEKLKRSIETFGYVEPVIWNKRTGHIVGGHQRFKILKEQGVKEIECVIVDMDEKEEKALNVALNKINGEWDIPKLADLIGELDEVMFDISITGFDAAEIEDLFSKVHDKDIKDDEFDEVKALEDIEEPITKQGDIWFLGKHKLICGDSTKQETIEKLMVGKKANLCVTDPPYNVNYSAGKENERKIKNDNMEDKKFYEFLLAAFKNIFTVLDDGAGIYVFHADTEGLNFRKAFKDAGFHLANVCIWVKNSLVLGRSDYQWQHEPILYGWKPTGRHRWYSDRKQTTIWNFDRPKKSPDHPTMKPVPLVAYPIQNSTMTNCIVLEPFAGSGSTLIACQQTGRICYAVELDEKYCDVIVKRYIETAGEDEIYLVRDGEKIHYKNIA encoded by the coding sequence TTGGATATACAAAAAGTATCAGTAGATAAATTAAATCCTGCTAAATACAATCCAAGAAAAGATTTAAAACCTGGCGACCCTGAATATGAAAAGCTCAAAAGGTCCATTGAAACCTTCGGTTATGTAGAACCAGTTATTTGGAACAAAAGAACAGGACATATTGTAGGAGGTCATCAGAGATTCAAGATATTAAAAGAGCAGGGAGTAAAAGAAATAGAATGTGTCATTGTTGATATGGATGAAAAAGAAGAAAAAGCTCTAAATGTAGCTCTTAATAAGATTAATGGTGAGTGGGATATACCAAAACTTGCTGATTTAATTGGTGAGCTAGATGAAGTTATGTTTGACATATCCATTACAGGTTTTGATGCAGCAGAGATTGAGGATTTATTTTCGAAGGTACATGACAAAGATATCAAAGATGATGAATTTGATGAAGTAAAAGCACTAGAAGATATTGAGGAGCCGATAACAAAACAAGGAGATATATGGTTTTTAGGAAAACATAAACTTATTTGCGGCGATAGTACAAAACAAGAAACAATTGAAAAGCTTATGGTTGGGAAGAAAGCCAACCTGTGTGTAACAGATCCACCATACAATGTAAATTATTCAGCAGGCAAGGAGAATGAAAGAAAAATAAAGAATGACAATATGGAAGATAAAAAGTTTTATGAGTTTTTATTAGCAGCTTTTAAAAATATATTTACTGTACTTGATGATGGTGCTGGTATTTATGTATTCCATGCTGATACAGAGGGGCTAAACTTTAGAAAAGCTTTCAAGGATGCAGGATTTCATCTTGCAAATGTGTGTATATGGGTTAAAAATTCTTTAGTTCTTGGTAGAAGTGATTATCAATGGCAGCATGAACCTATTCTCTATGGTTGGAAGCCGACAGGAAGGCACCGCTGGTATTCTGATAGAAAGCAAACGACCATTTGGAATTTTGACAGGCCTAAAAAAAGTCCAGACCATCCTACTATGAAGCCAGTACCTCTTGTGGCGTATCCTATTCAGAACAGCACAATGACAAACTGTATTGTACTTGAACCTTTTGCGGGAAGTGGGTCAACTCTTATAGCCTGCCAGCAGACGGGAAGAATATGCTACGCAGTAGAATTGGATGAAAAATACTGTGATGTAATTGTTAAAAGATATATTGAAACAGCTGGAGAAGATGAAATTTATCTAGTTAGAGATGGAGAGAAAATACACTATAAAAATATCGCATAA